One Thermococcus kodakarensis KOD1 genomic window carries:
- the infB gene encoding intein-containing translation initiation factor aIF-2 produces MTKRIRQPIIAVLGHVDHGKCLLPDEKVILPEHGPITLKGLFDLAKETVVADNEKEIRKLGAKLTIVGEDGRLRVLESPYVWKVRHRGKMLRVKLKNWHSVSVTPEHPFLTTRGWVRADQLKPGDYVAVPRVIHGNESDERFVSFVYEKLKNDELIAKLRGEVLSKISSEFKGDRAYKVERNVFRWEDIERLNLWDEVERVAFTPRMHRSGKPLHYVKLPRSPEEWEAFFYFAGVMFGDGSQDKIANNDVEVYEELKKLSVLGVAVKRVERTTSYEIELTNGKNALLRLLRVLFEYPERQKAKSIRVPRILFIAPRKYVSRFLRGYFDADGHVSLKDARIEVTSASQEFLEDLSLLLLRFGIVSKIYRSDYTTLVISGRRNLDLFRRYIGFSVKNKAEALEKAIKKSRRSESYPIFEELKRLRLLFGFTRTELNSNVPFYGKYESEEAPSYETLMRILDAIEKGSINLDKKIAVLEGRIRDHNYIKAFEKDGLIKDGKLTELGRELLEVWRNREFDSSDVDYIRNLAENLVFIPVEDIEEFEYEGYVYDVTTETHNFVANGILVHNTTLLDRIRHTNVAGKEAGGITQHIGATEVPIDVVKQLAGPLIKLWKGEIKLPGLLFIDTPGHEAFTSLRARGGSLADLAVLVVDINEGFQPQTIESIEILRRYRTPFIVAANKIDRIKGWVIEEDEPFLVNIKKQDQRAIQELETKLWELIGKFYEMGFNANRFDRVQDFTRELAIVPISAKYGIGIPELLVLIAGLSQKYLEEKLKIEVEGPARGTILEVREEVGLGTTIDVIIYDGTLRKDDTIVVGGKDKAIVTKIRALLKPKPLDEIRDPRFRFDQVDEVTAAAGVKIAAPGLEEALAGSPVIAARSEEEIEKAKQEILSQIQSVVINTGKIGVIVKADTLGSLEALSKELQEKGIPIRKADVGNISKTDVMEALSVKEEEPKYGVVLGFNVKVNEDAEEVANAKGVPIFVGNIIYKLIEDYEAWVKEEEEKRKRELLKNVTFPGVIRLYPDERYVFRRSKPAIVGVEVLEGRIRPGVTLIKETGEKVGVIKSIKNKNDFVQEAKKGDAVAIAIEGAIVGRHIHPGETLYVDLSKNDVIILAKQLKDELEETDIKALKMTAKVKAKEDPFWRAV; encoded by the coding sequence ATGACGAAGAGAATTAGACAGCCAATCATCGCGGTTCTCGGCCACGTTGACCACGGCAAGTGCCTGTTGCCAGATGAGAAAGTGATACTGCCCGAGCACGGCCCGATAACACTTAAGGGACTGTTCGATTTAGCTAAAGAAACCGTAGTCGCTGACAACGAGAAGGAAATCAGAAAGCTCGGAGCGAAACTCACAATAGTGGGCGAAGATGGAAGGTTAAGAGTTCTCGAAAGCCCGTACGTCTGGAAGGTGAGGCATAGGGGCAAAATGCTCAGAGTCAAGCTCAAGAACTGGCACTCGGTTTCGGTTACGCCAGAACATCCTTTCCTGACAACGAGGGGATGGGTACGCGCAGACCAGCTCAAGCCGGGGGACTACGTCGCCGTTCCGAGGGTAATCCACGGGAACGAGAGTGATGAGAGATTCGTCTCCTTCGTTTATGAGAAGCTCAAGAACGATGAGCTAATCGCAAAGCTCAGGGGAGAAGTACTCAGCAAAATCTCCAGCGAGTTTAAGGGCGACAGGGCGTACAAAGTTGAGAGGAACGTTTTCAGGTGGGAGGACATAGAGAGGCTCAACCTGTGGGACGAAGTGGAAAGGGTGGCCTTCACCCCAAGGATGCACCGCTCAGGGAAGCCGCTCCACTACGTAAAGCTTCCGCGCTCTCCGGAGGAATGGGAGGCGTTCTTCTACTTCGCGGGCGTTATGTTCGGAGACGGAAGCCAGGACAAGATAGCCAACAACGATGTTGAGGTCTACGAGGAGCTGAAGAAGCTTTCAGTCCTCGGGGTGGCAGTGAAGAGAGTGGAGCGCACCACATCTTACGAGATTGAACTCACCAACGGCAAAAACGCCCTGCTGAGGCTTCTCAGAGTCCTGTTTGAATACCCCGAGAGACAGAAGGCGAAGAGCATTAGAGTCCCAAGGATACTCTTCATTGCCCCCAGAAAGTACGTCTCCCGCTTCCTCAGGGGGTACTTTGATGCCGACGGGCACGTCAGCCTTAAGGACGCGAGGATTGAAGTGACGAGCGCATCCCAGGAGTTCCTTGAGGACCTTTCATTGCTCCTTCTCCGCTTTGGAATAGTCTCAAAGATCTACCGCTCGGACTACACGACCCTCGTTATATCTGGCAGGAGAAACCTCGACCTATTCAGAAGGTACATAGGTTTCTCGGTGAAGAACAAGGCGGAGGCTCTTGAAAAGGCAATTAAAAAGAGCAGGAGGAGCGAAAGCTATCCGATTTTCGAGGAACTGAAGCGCCTGAGGCTCCTCTTCGGCTTCACAAGGACGGAGCTTAACTCAAACGTTCCGTTCTACGGAAAATACGAATCCGAAGAAGCCCCGAGCTACGAGACTCTAATGAGAATTCTCGACGCCATCGAGAAAGGCTCAATTAACCTCGACAAAAAAATCGCCGTCCTCGAGGGTAGGATAAGGGATCACAACTACATTAAAGCCTTCGAAAAGGATGGGCTGATAAAGGACGGAAAGCTCACAGAGCTTGGAAGAGAGCTCCTCGAAGTCTGGCGCAACAGGGAGTTTGACTCAAGTGACGTTGACTACATCAGGAACCTCGCTGAAAACCTCGTGTTCATTCCGGTTGAGGACATAGAAGAGTTCGAATACGAGGGTTACGTCTATGATGTCACAACTGAGACCCACAACTTCGTGGCCAACGGCATCCTCGTCCACAACACCACCCTCCTCGACCGCATCAGGCACACGAACGTGGCTGGAAAGGAAGCGGGGGGAATAACCCAGCACATAGGTGCAACTGAGGTTCCGATAGATGTTGTCAAACAGCTCGCCGGCCCGCTCATCAAGCTCTGGAAGGGCGAGATAAAGCTCCCCGGACTGCTCTTCATCGACACTCCCGGCCACGAGGCCTTTACGAGCCTCAGGGCTAGGGGAGGAAGCCTCGCCGATTTGGCGGTCCTCGTTGTTGACATAAACGAGGGCTTCCAGCCGCAGACGATAGAGAGCATCGAAATCCTGAGGCGGTATAGAACGCCCTTTATAGTTGCCGCCAACAAGATAGACAGGATAAAGGGCTGGGTCATCGAGGAGGACGAGCCTTTCCTCGTCAACATTAAGAAGCAGGATCAGAGAGCAATACAGGAGCTGGAAACCAAGCTCTGGGAACTGATAGGAAAGTTCTACGAGATGGGATTCAACGCCAACCGCTTCGACCGCGTTCAGGACTTCACCAGGGAGCTTGCGATCGTCCCAATCTCAGCCAAGTACGGCATAGGCATTCCAGAACTTCTCGTCCTCATAGCAGGCCTCTCCCAGAAGTACCTTGAGGAGAAGCTGAAGATAGAGGTTGAAGGCCCCGCACGCGGTACCATCCTCGAGGTCAGAGAAGAGGTTGGCCTCGGGACAACCATCGACGTCATCATCTACGATGGAACTCTGAGAAAGGACGACACGATAGTGGTTGGCGGAAAGGACAAGGCGATAGTTACCAAAATCCGCGCGCTCCTGAAGCCAAAACCCCTCGACGAGATCAGGGACCCGAGGTTCCGCTTCGACCAGGTTGATGAGGTAACAGCGGCGGCGGGTGTCAAGATAGCGGCTCCGGGCCTTGAGGAGGCGTTAGCTGGTTCACCAGTCATAGCGGCGCGCTCCGAGGAGGAGATTGAAAAGGCAAAGCAGGAGATACTCAGCCAGATTCAGAGCGTCGTCATAAACACCGGCAAGATCGGTGTCATAGTCAAGGCCGACACACTTGGAAGCCTTGAGGCCCTCAGCAAGGAGCTCCAGGAGAAGGGAATCCCCATCAGAAAGGCAGATGTTGGCAACATCAGCAAGACCGACGTTATGGAGGCCCTGAGCGTTAAGGAGGAGGAGCCGAAGTACGGGGTCGTCCTCGGCTTTAACGTCAAGGTCAACGAAGATGCAGAAGAGGTTGCGAACGCAAAGGGCGTCCCAATCTTCGTTGGCAACATTATCTACAAGCTCATCGAGGACTACGAGGCCTGGGTGAAGGAAGAGGAGGAGAAGAGGAAGCGCGAGCTCCTCAAGAACGTCACCTTCCCAGGCGTTATCAGGCTCTACCCGGACGAGCGCTACGTCTTCAGAAGGAGCAAGCCGGCCATAGTCGGCGTCGAAGTCCTCGAGGGCAGGATAAGGCCGGGTGTGACTCTGATCAAGGAGACCGGCGAGAAGGTCGGCGTCATCAAGTCGATAAAGAACAAGAACGACTTCGTCCAGGAGGCGAAGAAGGGGGACGCGGTGGCAATAGCCATCGAGGGCGCGATAGTCGGCAGGCACATACACCCCGGGGAGACCCTCTACGTTGACCTCAGCAAGAACGACGTCATAATTCTCGCCAAGCAGCTCAAGGACGAGCTTGAAGAGACAGACATAAAGGCCCTCAAGATGACGGCAAAGGTAAAGGCGAAAGAAGACCCGTTCTGGAGGGCGGTCTAA
- the ndk gene encoding nucleoside-diphosphate kinase — MADKQIERTLIILKPDAVVRGLMGEIISRFEKRGLKIVGMKMIWIDRKLAEKHYAEHKGKPFFEPLIDYITKAPSVVMVVEGRYAISVVRKMAGATDPKDAEPGSIRGDYGLDVGDAIYNVIHASDSPESAEREINLYFKPEELFEYCKAADWFYHTHARSKKEYLDSMDCLER, encoded by the coding sequence ATGGCAGACAAACAGATTGAAAGAACCCTCATTATTTTGAAGCCCGACGCCGTCGTTAGGGGCCTCATGGGGGAAATCATCAGCCGTTTTGAGAAGCGCGGTCTCAAGATCGTCGGAATGAAGATGATATGGATTGACAGGAAGCTTGCCGAGAAGCACTACGCGGAGCACAAGGGTAAGCCCTTCTTCGAGCCGCTCATCGACTACATAACCAAGGCTCCGAGCGTCGTTATGGTCGTTGAGGGAAGATACGCCATAAGCGTCGTCAGGAAGATGGCAGGAGCCACCGACCCGAAGGACGCCGAGCCAGGGAGTATAAGGGGCGACTACGGCCTCGACGTTGGAGATGCAATCTACAACGTGATCCACGCCAGCGACAGCCCGGAGAGCGCCGAGAGGGAGATAAACCTCTACTTCAAGCCCGAGGAACTCTTCGAGTACTGCAAGGCCGCAGACTGGTTCTACCACACCCACGCGAGGTCAAAGAAGGAATACCTGGACAGCATGGACTGTCTGGAGCGCTGA